One Thermofilum pendens Hrk 5 DNA segment encodes these proteins:
- a CDS encoding KEOPS complex subunit Pcc1, with amino-acid sequence MVRVLGTEEEVSIIYRSLKPETEEVPRYRSKVSLSVEGGSLTLTIVSSKVSSLRASLNTYSRILLALLEIQGVVGEGARLRDSPPE; translated from the coding sequence GTGGTCAGGGTACTTGGAACCGAAGAGGAGGTGTCCATCATTTACCGTTCTCTGAAGCCTGAAACGGAGGAAGTGCCTAGGTATCGGTCCAAGGTATCTCTCAGCGTCGAAGGGGGCTCCCTAACCTTAACCATCGTTTCGTCTAAAGTGTCAAGCTTGAGGGCCTCTCTCAATACCTATTCTCGAATCCTTCTAGCCTTGCTTGAAATTCAGGGAGTTGTGGGAGAAGGGGCGCGCCTAAGAGATTCTCCACCGGAATAA
- the prf1 gene encoding peptide chain release factor aRF-1, which translates to MQESIERYKLEKLVEELKKKEGRGTELVSLYIPAGRPISDVLNTLYYEYSTASNIKDRVTRHHVLDALATIINRLKLFRETPPNGLIVFAGYVAGDVPGREKMEVHLIEPPQKLNVWLYRCDSRFYTEILEEMIRVKEVYGLIVIERDEAAIAILRGKSLEVVDELTAGVPGKHRSGGQSARRFERIIEQLVHEFYKRVGEHANKIFLPLKDELRGIIIGGPGFSKKEFAEGDYLHYELRQKILGLFDVGYGGVSGLYELLEKSKDLIKDVQFMKEREAVNQFLYHLARDTGLAVYGEAEVREALQLNAVEKLLLSEDLEKIRVRAKCTSCKHEFEATLHSESEVAQLKCPKCGGEVEIIENRSVVEELAELAEKTGAEVVLVSTQSAEGKEFFKTFGGIGAILRYRLQR; encoded by the coding sequence ATGCAAGAAAGCATCGAGAGGTATAAGCTCGAAAAACTAGTGGAAGAGCTCAAGAAGAAAGAGGGTAGGGGCACAGAGCTCGTGTCACTGTATATACCGGCTGGTAGACCGATAAGCGACGTTCTGAACACCCTGTACTACGAGTATTCGACGGCTTCTAACATTAAGGACAGGGTTACCAGGCACCACGTACTAGACGCCCTGGCAACAATAATCAACAGGCTTAAACTGTTCCGCGAAACCCCGCCGAACGGGCTGATAGTCTTTGCGGGCTATGTTGCTGGAGACGTGCCTGGCAGGGAGAAGATGGAGGTGCACCTAATAGAGCCTCCGCAAAAGCTCAACGTATGGCTCTACAGGTGCGACTCCCGTTTCTACACGGAGATACTCGAAGAGATGATCAGGGTAAAGGAGGTTTACGGGCTGATAGTGATAGAGCGCGACGAGGCCGCGATAGCTATACTCAGGGGAAAATCCCTCGAGGTGGTCGATGAGCTAACGGCCGGCGTTCCGGGCAAGCATAGAAGCGGTGGCCAGTCTGCTAGGAGGTTTGAGAGGATAATAGAGCAACTCGTCCACGAGTTCTATAAGAGAGTCGGAGAACATGCCAACAAGATCTTCCTCCCGTTGAAAGACGAGCTCAGAGGCATAATCATAGGTGGTCCCGGCTTCTCCAAGAAGGAGTTCGCCGAGGGAGATTACCTCCACTACGAGCTTAGGCAAAAGATACTAGGCCTGTTCGACGTAGGGTACGGAGGGGTCTCGGGCTTGTACGAACTTCTAGAAAAGTCGAAGGACCTTATAAAGGATGTCCAGTTTATGAAGGAGAGAGAGGCGGTGAACCAGTTTCTCTACCATCTAGCAAGGGATACAGGGCTCGCAGTTTACGGTGAGGCTGAAGTTCGAGAAGCACTACAGCTAAACGCGGTCGAAAAACTACTCCTATCAGAAGACCTGGAGAAAATACGGGTACGTGCGAAGTGCACGTCGTGCAAGCACGAGTTCGAAGCCACCTTGCACAGTGAGTCAGAGGTCGCTCAGCTGAAGTGCCCTAAGTGCGGCGGAGAAGTGGAGATAATTGAGAACAGGTCTGTCGTAGAGGAGCTCGCGGAGCTCGCGGAGAAAACAGGAGCGGAGGTAGTGCTAGTCTCCACTCAGTCAGCGGAGGGAAAAGAGTTCTTCAAGACCTTCGGGGGTATAGGCGCTATTCTAAGGTACAGGCTACAGCGATGA
- a CDS encoding METTL5 family protein: MSPLRKKWLEILLNRIPRHPSPKIELEQYATPSTLAATLLWIAQEHFQDISGKKVLDLGCGTGRLGIGAALLGGIVVMLDLDFSAVSEAKSAAIRLGVYERVDLLVADVRLIPLREGILFDTVVENPPFGVHARGSDITFLSRAVMLAGTVYSIHKSSSVDFVKSYLEKMCGDIRVQVLFEERMCLPPEYPFHRKRRHCFNVAVIRVVKL; encoded by the coding sequence ATGAGCCCTTTGAGGAAGAAATGGCTGGAGATTCTGCTAAACAGGATACCTAGGCATCCCTCGCCAAAGATAGAGCTCGAGCAGTATGCTACCCCATCGACGCTCGCCGCAACGTTGCTGTGGATCGCCCAGGAACATTTCCAGGACATAAGCGGGAAAAAGGTGCTGGACCTAGGATGCGGGACAGGCAGGCTGGGGATAGGTGCCGCACTTCTCGGCGGCATTGTTGTGATGCTGGACCTGGACTTTTCCGCAGTAAGCGAGGCTAAGAGCGCGGCGATAAGACTCGGGGTCTACGAGCGCGTAGATCTCCTGGTGGCGGACGTCAGGCTGATACCTCTACGCGAGGGTATCCTCTTCGACACAGTCGTAGAGAACCCTCCATTCGGCGTGCATGCGAGGGGAAGCGATATCACCTTCTTATCGCGTGCTGTGATGCTTGCCGGCACGGTTTACAGCATACACAAAAGCTCGAGCGTAGACTTCGTTAAATCATACCTAGAGAAAATGTGTGGAGACATTAGGGTCCAAGTTCTCTTCGAGGAGAGAATGTGTCTGCCCCCCGAGTACCCGTTCCACAGAAAGAGGAGACACTGTTTCAACGTGGCGGTTATCAGGGTCGTGAAACTGTGA
- a CDS encoding PINc/VapC family ATPase, translating into MEHDEKVYVPDTSAILSGALREAVAQGRLAGRILIPVYVLNYFEEQARRGISAGVSGVRELNLLRDVADSMPEVVELEYVYELPVSLRGLRDLNPDLVCRLTAVENGGVLVTCDELSARVARALGVEVELLPPRGGAEFFLDKLFGPDTMSVHLKEGAKPYAKKGVPGQWTFVSLRDQPLTREEMEDYVRQVFEMVKTSGSSAFVEYEGTGVTIVQLGLYRIVITKPPFSDGIEITATRPVARLRLEDYNLPKKLIERLEKQAEGILIAGAPGMGKTTFAQALAEYYYRKGKVVKTIESPRDMHLPADITQYSRNYATSEEIHDVLLLSRPDYTFFDEMRDTKDFELYADLRLAGVGMVGVVHATSPIDAVQRFIGRVELGMIPSIIDTVIYVKHGRVEKVYSLETTVKIPHGLKEEDLARPVVVVRDFMTGEPEYELYVFGERTFVVPVKRGGTGKVSIEGYKMKNALEKALFKMLGDGGYELVIDENESLVVIKVPVDGFNYLAGKPRRKLERIARRYGYTLEIRPSF; encoded by the coding sequence ATGGAGCACGACGAAAAAGTATACGTGCCTGACACGTCTGCTATACTGAGCGGCGCGCTCAGAGAGGCTGTTGCGCAGGGTAGGTTAGCTGGGCGTATCTTGATTCCTGTCTATGTGCTCAATTACTTCGAGGAACAGGCGCGCCGCGGGATAAGCGCTGGAGTAAGTGGTGTTAGGGAGCTTAACCTGCTGAGAGACGTTGCGGACTCGATGCCCGAAGTAGTGGAGCTTGAATACGTGTATGAGCTCCCAGTGTCTCTGAGGGGTTTGCGGGACCTAAACCCGGACCTGGTTTGTAGGCTGACTGCCGTGGAGAACGGCGGCGTGCTGGTAACGTGCGACGAGCTTTCGGCTAGGGTTGCGAGGGCGCTCGGCGTGGAGGTGGAGCTTCTCCCGCCGCGCGGAGGCGCCGAGTTCTTCCTGGACAAGCTTTTCGGTCCCGACACTATGAGCGTGCACTTGAAGGAGGGAGCTAAGCCGTACGCGAAGAAGGGCGTGCCTGGGCAGTGGACCTTCGTTAGCCTACGGGACCAGCCTTTGACGCGCGAGGAGATGGAGGACTACGTGCGCCAAGTATTCGAGATGGTCAAGACTTCTGGGAGCTCGGCGTTCGTAGAGTACGAGGGCACGGGGGTTACCATAGTGCAGCTAGGGTTATACAGGATAGTCATAACGAAGCCTCCCTTCTCGGACGGCATCGAGATAACTGCTACTAGACCTGTTGCGCGGCTACGCCTGGAGGACTACAACTTGCCCAAGAAGCTCATAGAGCGCCTCGAGAAGCAGGCCGAGGGTATACTCATCGCGGGTGCCCCGGGGATGGGTAAGACCACGTTCGCCCAGGCGCTCGCCGAGTACTACTACCGCAAGGGGAAAGTCGTTAAGACCATAGAGTCTCCGAGGGACATGCACCTGCCCGCCGATATAACGCAGTACTCTAGGAACTACGCTACCTCCGAGGAGATACACGACGTGCTCCTACTCAGCAGGCCTGACTACACATTCTTCGACGAGATGCGGGATACGAAGGACTTCGAGCTCTACGCTGACCTCCGCCTCGCCGGCGTGGGTATGGTCGGAGTTGTCCACGCGACTTCGCCTATAGACGCCGTTCAGAGGTTTATCGGTAGAGTGGAGCTCGGCATGATACCTTCGATAATTGACACCGTGATCTACGTGAAGCACGGGAGGGTTGAGAAGGTATACTCCTTGGAGACTACAGTCAAGATACCGCATGGGCTGAAGGAGGAGGACCTGGCGAGACCCGTTGTCGTTGTCAGGGATTTCATGACCGGAGAGCCTGAGTACGAGCTGTACGTGTTCGGCGAGAGGACGTTCGTGGTTCCCGTTAAGCGGGGCGGTACAGGCAAGGTGAGCATAGAGGGGTACAAGATGAAGAACGCGTTGGAGAAGGCTCTCTTCAAGATGCTCGGAGACGGAGGCTACGAGCTCGTGATAGACGAGAACGAATCGCTCGTTGTGATCAAGGTCCCGGTAGACGGTTTTAACTACCTTGCGGGTAAACCTCGAAGGAAGCTTGAACGCATCGCTAGGCGCTACGGTTACACACTGGAGATCAGACCTTCTTTCTAG
- a CDS encoding NAD(+)/NADH kinase, whose amino-acid sequence MSFRKVWMKARANDPVVLEHARLLYRYLTDRGLDVYVDPLLGHVIPGRSLSELEAREADLGIVVGGDGTLLRTVQKSNAVLPPILGFSSDSLGYLLPHRVDVAREVLEEVLRGNYSERDVALGEFIAGERAGVFLNEVCVWSEPGKIVEFEVLLNDESLYRVRGDGVIVATPAGSTGHAFSYGGPVIIDTGQRALEVVFPGALSPLIRPLIVHGGSIAVKVIAHPANLVVDGQVYSKLQEASKVTVRPSSKSLRFIYVEKYETPLPEKLARRVLDRGLSYVVSSLFKQTPKP is encoded by the coding sequence ATGAGCTTCAGAAAGGTCTGGATGAAGGCTAGGGCTAACGATCCAGTAGTGTTGGAACATGCGCGCCTGCTTTATCGATACCTGACGGATAGAGGGCTAGACGTGTACGTAGACCCCTTGCTCGGCCACGTTATACCTGGGCGTAGCCTTTCGGAGCTAGAAGCCCGCGAAGCTGACCTGGGTATAGTCGTTGGAGGTGACGGGACTCTTTTAAGAACCGTTCAGAAGAGCAACGCGGTGCTTCCTCCGATTCTAGGCTTTTCCTCCGATAGCCTCGGCTACCTGCTTCCCCACAGGGTAGACGTTGCAAGGGAGGTTCTCGAGGAGGTCTTGAGGGGCAACTATTCGGAGCGGGACGTGGCTCTCGGAGAGTTCATTGCGGGAGAAAGGGCAGGAGTTTTTCTCAACGAAGTATGCGTGTGGTCGGAGCCCGGGAAGATAGTAGAGTTCGAAGTATTGCTTAACGATGAAAGCTTGTACAGAGTCAGAGGGGACGGCGTAATTGTAGCAACGCCAGCCGGAAGCACGGGCCATGCGTTTTCGTACGGCGGTCCAGTAATCATCGACACAGGTCAAAGGGCTCTAGAAGTTGTTTTTCCCGGGGCTCTCTCACCCCTCATCCGTCCGTTAATAGTTCACGGCGGCTCGATAGCTGTAAAGGTAATCGCGCACCCGGCGAACCTGGTGGTGGACGGACAGGTATACTCGAAGCTACAGGAAGCCTCTAAGGTTACGGTGCGTCCATCCTCGAAGTCGCTAAGGTTTATTTACGTGGAGAAGTACGAGACTCCTCTACCCGAGAAGCTTGCGAGAAGAGTGCTAGATAGAGGTCTCTCGTACGTCGTCTCGTCTCTCTTCAAGCAGACTCCTAAGCCTTGA
- the albA gene encoding DNA-binding protein Alba translates to MSLAEGSVLVGNKSVMNYVLAAVIQFNQGAKKVSIKARGRAISRAVDVAEIVRSRFLKDEVDVSSIKIGSEKVGEAGKERTISTIEIVLERKK, encoded by the coding sequence ATGTCGCTAGCAGAAGGAAGCGTGCTAGTAGGAAACAAGAGCGTAATGAACTACGTACTTGCAGCAGTGATACAGTTCAACCAGGGCGCTAAGAAGGTCTCCATAAAGGCTCGCGGAAGGGCCATAAGCAGGGCCGTCGACGTAGCCGAGATAGTGAGGAGCAGGTTCCTGAAGGACGAAGTCGACGTCAGCAGCATCAAAATCGGCAGCGAGAAAGTAGGCGAAGCCGGCAAGGAGAGGACCATAAGCACAATCGAGATAGTCCTCGAGAGAAAGAAGTAA
- a CDS encoding AAA family ATPase, translated as MVVLLRRVEVEGYRFFKDPFRVEFGDGVTVIAGPVGSGKSSLLSAVEYALYGTDSYIERRVYTKKDLVNSASASLRVLLELEVEGEGVYRIERRLSKEGRERVEVLLPDGGILRESSKVLEKVEELLGMDFFEFSRSVSINYVTLFLLAHGSQSVRSRVLDRLLGIDAVEKLARAITAKPILDEMRSLKGDVDFLRSAGFSEENLNILREEERRLEQELIEGERLLEGLKKEASDLEGAAKKYQELKSELNAKEKLLEDLRDRVKGVLSLDALVVGLEELRDKLLRAAEKLLPPSKLIKEIEGIEVSEYNLREVFSAFERVFHQLDEIYSEKYREIKGLSAQVEVYEKQLREIESRLVGLEEHVSDYERAESEIEKIKSEYGDENKLREEIGRLESELGMLQRRSELERCVSSVRRVLAEEVAKKGEAECYVCGNRLSEEFLDWVREKVSKSVKELKDVEESIGKLRERINVLKKKLEDLREYKLTLINYEAAYEEYQRLLEERKNLQAALDAEREELERAKSGLSVIGAELKVVREDFLRLRTSYSKLPLLDEIKKLEQEVSSLRSELQRLEPQYNKYLELEKRIEALSREIEDKRHRLEGIRKDIDEKRAMLESFEERLARERRLEEVLGKVRRVKEALIEVHADLRSQKIMELNKVVNEIVRGIYPYTDIEEVRVRVVSPSRRVGGRSIYQVEVKVGGEWYPYSSRLSDGQKTVVFLSLLIGLNRLLNKRVGFLVLDEPVPNVDDAIKASLLKSMLLVTGLRQAIVTTQAEDIAGRVEGVSLVRLSRM; from the coding sequence GTGGTTGTACTCCTGCGGAGGGTGGAGGTTGAGGGTTACAGGTTCTTTAAAGATCCTTTTCGCGTCGAGTTTGGAGACGGAGTAACAGTCATTGCCGGGCCTGTTGGCTCGGGTAAGAGTAGCCTTTTATCGGCAGTAGAGTATGCCCTGTACGGGACCGACTCCTACATCGAGAGAAGGGTCTACACGAAGAAGGACCTAGTTAACTCGGCGTCAGCGTCTCTCAGGGTTCTACTCGAATTAGAAGTGGAGGGTGAAGGAGTTTACAGGATCGAGAGGAGACTTTCGAAGGAGGGCAGGGAGAGAGTGGAGGTTCTGCTCCCGGACGGGGGTATTCTGAGAGAGTCTTCAAAGGTACTGGAGAAAGTAGAGGAGCTTCTGGGGATGGACTTCTTCGAGTTTTCCCGCAGTGTTTCGATAAACTACGTAACGCTGTTTTTACTCGCGCACGGGAGTCAAAGCGTTAGAAGCAGGGTTTTAGACAGGTTGCTCGGCATAGACGCCGTTGAGAAGCTCGCACGAGCCATAACCGCGAAACCTATCCTCGACGAAATGAGAAGCCTCAAAGGGGATGTCGACTTTCTACGCTCAGCGGGTTTCTCGGAGGAGAACCTGAATATCCTTAGAGAAGAGGAGCGCAGGCTTGAGCAGGAACTAATCGAAGGCGAGAGGCTTCTTGAAGGGCTAAAAAAGGAAGCCTCCGACCTCGAAGGCGCGGCTAAGAAGTACCAGGAGCTCAAAAGCGAGCTGAACGCGAAGGAAAAGCTACTGGAGGACCTGAGGGACAGGGTTAAAGGAGTTCTTAGCCTGGACGCCCTGGTGGTGGGGCTCGAAGAGCTGAGAGATAAACTACTACGCGCTGCAGAAAAGCTCCTGCCACCTTCCAAGCTCATCAAGGAAATAGAAGGCATAGAGGTCTCTGAGTATAACCTTCGAGAGGTTTTCAGCGCTTTTGAGAGGGTTTTCCACCAGCTGGACGAGATCTACTCCGAGAAGTACAGGGAGATAAAGGGGCTAAGCGCACAGGTAGAAGTCTACGAGAAGCAACTAAGGGAGATCGAAAGCCGGCTCGTAGGCTTAGAGGAGCATGTGAGTGACTATGAGCGCGCGGAGAGCGAGATCGAGAAGATAAAGTCGGAGTACGGGGACGAGAACAAGCTACGCGAAGAAATAGGGAGGCTTGAGAGCGAGCTCGGCATGCTTCAAAGAAGGAGCGAGCTCGAGAGGTGTGTTTCCTCGGTGAGGAGGGTCTTAGCGGAGGAGGTCGCGAAGAAGGGCGAGGCGGAGTGCTACGTATGCGGGAACAGGCTTTCGGAGGAATTTCTCGACTGGGTGAGGGAGAAGGTCTCTAAATCGGTTAAGGAGCTAAAGGACGTAGAGGAGAGCATAGGTAAGCTTAGGGAGAGAATAAATGTGCTTAAGAAGAAGCTGGAGGACCTCAGGGAGTACAAGCTTACCCTTATAAACTACGAGGCGGCGTACGAGGAGTACCAAAGGCTACTAGAGGAAAGGAAGAACCTTCAGGCGGCACTCGACGCCGAGAGGGAGGAGCTAGAAAGGGCCAAGAGCGGGTTAAGCGTTATAGGAGCAGAGCTGAAAGTTGTTAGGGAAGATTTCTTAAGGCTTAGAACCTCGTACTCCAAGTTGCCGTTGCTAGACGAGATAAAGAAATTGGAACAAGAAGTCTCAAGTCTCAGGTCGGAGCTTCAAAGGCTTGAGCCGCAGTACAACAAGTACTTGGAGCTTGAGAAAAGAATTGAAGCGTTGTCGCGGGAAATAGAGGACAAGAGGCATAGATTGGAGGGTATCAGGAAAGACATCGATGAAAAGAGAGCCATGCTGGAGAGCTTCGAGGAGCGCTTAGCCAGGGAGAGAAGGCTTGAAGAAGTTCTGGGAAAAGTTCGGAGAGTTAAGGAGGCATTAATAGAGGTGCACGCGGATTTGAGGAGCCAGAAGATAATGGAGCTAAACAAGGTTGTCAACGAGATTGTAAGGGGGATTTACCCCTACACGGATATCGAGGAAGTTAGAGTGAGGGTTGTCTCTCCCTCGCGAAGAGTTGGAGGACGAAGCATTTACCAAGTCGAGGTTAAAGTGGGCGGCGAGTGGTACCCGTACTCCTCTAGGCTGAGCGACGGTCAAAAAACGGTGGTTTTCCTCTCGTTGCTCATTGGGCTTAACAGGTTGCTTAACAAAAGGGTAGGCTTCCTAGTGCTCGACGAGCCAGTTCCGAACGTTGATGACGCTATCAAAGCATCCCTGCTTAAGTCAATGTTGCTGGTAACGGGTCTGAGGCAGGCGATTGTTACTACCCAGGCAGAAGACATAGCGGGAAGAGTTGAAGGAGTTTCCCTGGTAAGGCTTTCCCGGATGTAG
- a CDS encoding DUF2067 domain-containing protein → MSALRGVTLTFTFNDSGEAVSFLSMLKKELGDARLYGEIKGKKLKVFIPEGERTDDIVRRVKTLYREIHEKTLTVRPRKLGVSTILSMANLEVAIPVPALADVLNMVGKKAVLRGEYLETNASLKEAVEFAEKLSRAYKSLLHEPLTATARRLAAVASVVLGTEPDKAVDLLVSKGILKQVEGNVSLSEEYTKSLSRLRSLLEERRDDVRETSI, encoded by the coding sequence GTGTCTGCCTTGCGTGGAGTCACGTTAACGTTCACGTTTAACGATTCGGGAGAGGCGGTTTCCTTCCTGTCCATGCTTAAAAAGGAGCTTGGAGACGCCCGCCTCTACGGCGAGATTAAAGGAAAAAAGCTCAAGGTGTTTATCCCAGAAGGAGAGCGGACAGATGACATTGTGAGAAGGGTAAAGACGCTGTACCGCGAGATCCACGAAAAAACTTTAACAGTGCGCCCCAGGAAGCTCGGCGTATCTACGATCCTCTCGATGGCTAACCTCGAAGTAGCCATACCGGTTCCCGCCCTTGCAGATGTCCTCAACATGGTGGGGAAAAAAGCCGTGCTTAGAGGAGAATACCTAGAGACCAACGCCTCCCTGAAGGAGGCGGTAGAGTTCGCAGAAAAACTTTCCCGCGCGTATAAGAGCCTACTTCACGAGCCGCTCACCGCTACCGCGAGAAGACTTGCCGCCGTAGCTTCCGTTGTACTAGGGACAGAACCCGACAAGGCTGTTGACCTCCTAGTTTCCAAGGGCATTTTAAAACAAGTCGAGGGCAACGTCTCGCTGTCCGAGGAGTACACGAAGAGCCTTTCAAGGCTTAGGAGTCTGCTTGAAGAGAGACGAGACGACGTACGAGAGACCTCTATCTAG
- a CDS encoding exosome complex RNA-binding protein Csl4 gives MREDRVVIPGENVGVAEEYLPGENVYVDEETGDLKAKRVGVLKEERAQHIVKVFPFKPDGQLGKGDVVYAVVKQIRDPVAIVEIFYVENKRRKLIPPLTGILHVSNASSSRVRLLSDVIGYGDVIRATIADEGGPPYYLSIRGREFGVVVAKCPSCMTPMRKRGVILLCPNCRYKTRRRKVSSRYMLK, from the coding sequence GTGAGGGAAGACAGGGTAGTGATCCCCGGAGAAAACGTCGGCGTAGCGGAAGAGTACTTGCCGGGTGAAAACGTATATGTTGACGAGGAGACTGGCGACTTAAAAGCCAAGAGGGTCGGCGTACTGAAAGAGGAGAGAGCTCAGCACATCGTCAAGGTTTTTCCCTTCAAGCCCGACGGTCAGCTCGGGAAGGGCGATGTGGTTTACGCTGTAGTCAAGCAGATAAGAGACCCCGTAGCTATAGTCGAGATTTTCTACGTTGAAAACAAACGTAGGAAACTGATACCCCCGCTAACCGGGATACTGCACGTGTCTAACGCAAGTAGCTCGAGGGTTCGTCTACTCTCGGACGTGATAGGCTACGGGGACGTAATAAGAGCGACTATAGCTGACGAAGGAGGACCTCCTTACTACCTCTCCATAAGGGGGAGGGAGTTTGGAGTCGTCGTGGCTAAGTGCCCCAGCTGCATGACACCAATGAGAAAGCGCGGGGTAATACTGCTCTGCCCGAACTGCAGGTATAAGACCCGTAGGAGAAAGGTGAGCTCTAGGTACATGCTGAAGTAG
- the pyrH gene encoding UMP kinase codes for MGEAALAVVKLGGSLLFEDEGSLKEGYVRGFLRELREYLAESNGRVVVVVGGGRYARNYIQLGRRLGVNEGVLDYLGILVSRLNAATMYAAFYNSPPLIPETLLDVHKLLASGLRVVFMGGLQPGQSTTTTAALVAESLNGSLIIATDVEGIYTDDPKRNPAATLMERVSVEELRRMFQREQVAGEYRMIDVLSLNVIQRSKVKVFVLKGDPPGNIFRALRGERVAGTFIEA; via the coding sequence ATGGGTGAGGCTGCACTCGCAGTGGTTAAGCTTGGGGGGTCGCTACTGTTCGAAGATGAAGGGTCGCTTAAGGAAGGTTATGTTAGGGGGTTTCTCCGGGAGCTACGCGAGTACCTAGCGGAGTCTAACGGGAGAGTCGTAGTAGTAGTGGGGGGAGGGCGCTATGCGAGGAACTACATCCAGCTCGGAAGAAGGTTGGGTGTGAACGAGGGCGTATTAGACTACCTGGGAATACTGGTTTCAAGGCTTAACGCGGCAACAATGTACGCTGCTTTCTACAACTCTCCGCCCCTCATACCTGAGACTTTGCTCGATGTCCACAAGCTTCTCGCAAGCGGGTTGAGAGTGGTTTTCATGGGGGGACTACAGCCAGGGCAGTCTACGACAACTACCGCAGCTCTAGTTGCGGAGTCTCTTAATGGATCGCTAATCATAGCCACGGACGTCGAGGGCATATACACGGATGACCCTAAGCGCAACCCCGCGGCTACCCTAATGGAAAGGGTCTCGGTTGAAGAGCTTAGAAGAATGTTTCAGCGGGAACAAGTAGCGGGAGAGTATAGGATGATAGATGTTCTCTCGCTGAACGTTATTCAAAGAAGTAAGGTGAAGGTTTTTGTACTCAAAGGAGACCCTCCGGGAAACATCTTTAGAGCTCTAAGAGGGGAGAGGGTCGCCGGGACTTTTATCGAGGCGTAG
- a CDS encoding ATPase domain-containing protein, which produces MGFDLAGMDRVARSSCIGCPLYIKSRQYCLKLKTRVADPYSPPCRVAQPAEAVQVSQATVVEATQTAVQYPQPVASVAGNAYPVAQEPYPVEEIPYTDEAYEVMSTNQALLSKRALYAPTGIPGLDEILAGGFLRGKTYLVAGEAGCGKTIFSIQFLINGALNGEPGLYIAIDEPTNQLLRGLKLFGWDLGDLISARKLMFLDMRTHFSKIYMRDERKHIEPRYIIEQILNAAKKINAKRLVIDPIAPLVYGGKEEDVLYAREFLREMVFAIEKTGELTTIMTSEIPTGSTKLSRFGVEEFLASGIIVLGIEEIYGNVERVMYIRKARWAPVKPSKYIFDIVSGKGIVIREPLSDYLARLRRGA; this is translated from the coding sequence ATGGGGTTTGACTTGGCAGGCATGGATAGGGTTGCTAGGTCTTCGTGCATAGGATGCCCTCTCTACATAAAGTCCAGGCAGTACTGTTTAAAGCTTAAAACGAGAGTCGCGGACCCCTACAGCCCGCCCTGCAGGGTAGCCCAGCCAGCAGAGGCTGTCCAGGTGTCTCAGGCTACTGTCGTCGAGGCGACGCAGACAGCAGTGCAGTACCCGCAACCGGTTGCCAGCGTCGCTGGTAATGCTTATCCCGTTGCCCAGGAGCCTTATCCTGTCGAGGAAATACCCTATACGGATGAGGCATATGAGGTCATGTCGACTAATCAGGCTTTGCTGTCGAAGAGAGCACTTTACGCGCCTACCGGCATACCTGGCCTTGACGAGATCCTCGCAGGAGGTTTTCTACGCGGTAAGACGTACTTGGTAGCTGGGGAGGCGGGTTGCGGTAAAACGATATTCTCTATTCAGTTCCTGATTAATGGAGCGTTAAACGGCGAGCCCGGGCTCTATATAGCTATAGACGAGCCTACGAACCAGTTGTTGCGCGGGTTGAAGCTGTTCGGCTGGGACCTAGGCGACTTAATCTCGGCTAGGAAGCTGATGTTCCTGGACATGAGGACGCACTTCAGCAAGATCTACATGAGGGACGAGAGAAAGCACATCGAGCCCAGGTATATTATCGAGCAGATACTTAACGCCGCCAAGAAAATAAACGCTAAAAGGCTAGTCATAGATCCCATTGCACCGCTAGTCTACGGCGGCAAAGAAGAGGACGTGCTCTACGCCAGGGAGTTCCTCAGGGAGATGGTCTTCGCTATCGAAAAGACTGGGGAGCTAACAACCATAATGACGAGCGAGATACCCACTGGCAGCACCAAGCTCAGCAGATTCGGCGTGGAGGAGTTCCTGGCGTCGGGAATAATAGTTCTCGGAATAGAGGAGATATACGGTAACGTCGAAAGGGTCATGTACATAAGGAAGGCTAGATGGGCCCCGGTAAAGCCCAGCAAGTATATCTTCGACATTGTATCGGGGAAGGGTATAGTTATCAGGGAGCCGCTCAGCGACTACCTTGCACGCTTAAGGAGAGGGGCTTAG